In one window of Prionailurus bengalensis isolate Pbe53 chromosome B3, Fcat_Pben_1.1_paternal_pri, whole genome shotgun sequence DNA:
- the GREM1 gene encoding gremlin-1, translating into MPRTRCAFRGPGDQVCSESPTLCPADPAPSRGGSGRGRTPRPASRAQARKTRRTDSMSRTAYTVGALLLLLGTLLPTAEGKKKGSQGAIPPPDKAQHNDSEQTQSPQQPGSRNRGRGQGRGTAMPGEEVLESSQEALHVTERKYLKRDWCKTQPLKQTIHEEGCNSRTIINRFCYGQCNSFYIPRHIRKEEGSFQSCSFCKPKKFTTMMVTLNCPELQPPTKKKRVTRVKQCRCISIDLD; encoded by the exons ATGCCCCGCACTCGGTGCGCCTTCCGCGGACCGGGCGACCAAGTGTGCAGCGAGAGCCCTACTCTCTGTCCGGCTGACCCCGCGCCAAGCCGGGGCGGCTCGGGCCGCGGCCGCACACCGCGCCCCGCGTCGAGAGCGCAGGCCCGAAAGACCCGCCGCACTGACAG CATGAGCCGCACGGCCTACACTGTGGGAGCCCTGCTTCTCCTGTTGGGGACCCTGCTGCCCACCgctgaagggaaaaagaaggggTCCCAGGGTGCCATCCCCCCGCCAGACAAGGCCCAGCACAATGACTCAGAGCAGACTCAGTCTCCCCAGCAGCCCGGCTCCAGGAACCGGGGGCGCGGCCAAGGGCGAGGCACCGCCATGCCCGGCGAGGAGGTGCTGGAGTCCAGCCAGGAGGCCCTGCATGTGACTGAGCGCAAATACCTGAAGCGGGACTGGTGCAAAACCCAGCCGCTGAAGCAGACCATCCACGAGGAGGGCTGCAATAGCCGCACCATCATCAACCGCTTCTGCTATGGCCAGTGCAACTCCTTCTACATCCCCAGGCACATCCGGAAGGAGGAGGGCTCCTTTCAGTCCTGCTCTTTCTGCAAGCCCAAGAAGTTCACCACCATGATGGTCACCCTCAACTGCCCCGAACTGCAGCCGCCCACCAAGAAGAAGAGGGTCACTCGAGTCAAGCAGTGTCGATGCATATCCATCGATCTGGATTAA